A genomic segment from Glycine soja cultivar W05 chromosome 18, ASM419377v2, whole genome shotgun sequence encodes:
- the LOC114395558 gene encoding cytochrome P450 90A1-like — protein MASLPALPTLLLSFAAIFFTVLLLLLLFLRRRQLRLPPGSYGLPLIGETLQLISAYKSDNPEPFIDERVERYGSIFTTHVFGEATVFSADPEVNRFILQNEGKLLDCSYPGSISNLLGKHSLLLMKGGLHKRMHSLTMSLANSSIIKDHLLHHIDRLVCLNLDAWSNRVFLMDQAKKITFELTVKQLMSFDPDEWTENLRKEYVLVIEGFFTLPFPLFSTTYRRAIKARTKVAEALTLVVRQRRKEYDEDKEKKNDMLGALLASGDHFSDEEIVDFLLALLVAGYETTSTIMTLAIKFLTETPLALAQLKEEHDQIRARSDPGTPLEWTDYKSMAFTQCVVNETLRVANIIGGIFRRARTDIDIKGYTIPKGWKVFASFRAVHLNPEHYKDARSFNPWRWQSNSSEATNPGNVYTPFGGGPRLCPGYKLARVVLSVFLHRIVTRFSWVPAEEDKLVFFPTTRTQKRYPIIVQRRD, from the exons ATGGCTTCTTTGCCAGCTTTGCCAACACTCCTCCTCTCGTTCGCCGCCATCTTCTTCACcgtcctcctcctcctcctcctcttcctccgcCGCCGGCAGCTCCGCCTCCCGCCGGGGAGCTACGGCTTGCCGTTGATCGGCGAGACGCTGCAACTGATATCGGCGTACAAGAGCGACAATCCGGAGCCGTTCATCGACGAGCGCGTGGAGCGGTACGGGTCGATCTTCACGACGCACGTGTTCGGAGAGGCGACGGTGTTCTCGGCGGATCCGGAGGTGAACCGGTTCATTCTGCAGAACGAAGGGAAGCTGTTGGATTGCAGCTACCCCGGTTCGATATCGAACCTGCTGGGAAAACACTCTCTTCTGTTGATGAAAGGTGGTCTCCACAAGAGAATGCACTCTCTGACGATGAGCTTGGCCAATTCCTCCATCATCAAGGATCATCTTCTTCACCACATCGACCGCCTCGTCTGCCTCAACTTGGACGCCTGGTCCAACCGCGTCTTTCTTATGGACCAGGCAAAAAAG ATAACATTTGAGCTAACGGTGAAGCAGTTGATGAGCTTTGACCCAGATGAATGGACTGAGAATCTAAGAAAAGAGTATGTTCTTGTGATTGAAGGATTCTTCACTCTCCCTTTTCCTCTCTTCTCCACCACATACCGCAGAGCCATCAAG GCAAGAACAAAGGTGGCAGAGGCACTAACGTTGGTAGTAAGGCAGAGgagaaaagagtatgatgaagacaaagagaaaaagaatgacATGCTTGGGGCACTGTTGGCCTCCGGCGACCACTTTTCCGACGAGGAAATAGtggattttttgttggctttgcTCGTCGCCGGTTATGAGACCACCTCTACCATAATGACTCTTGCGATCAAGTTCCTCACTGAGACTCCCCTGGCCTTGGCACAGCTCAAG GAAGAGCATGACCAAATCAGAGCAAGAAGTGACCCAGGGACACCACTGGAATGGACCGATTACAAGTCAATGGCGTTTACTCAATGT GTTGTGAATGAGACCTTGAGAGTGGCAAACATAATTGGTGGGATTTTTAGGAGAGCAAGGACAGACATTGACATAAAAG GTTACACTATTCCTAAGGGATGGAAAGTCTTTGCATCATTTCGTGCTGTACATCTGAATCCTGAACATTACAAAGATGCCCGGTCCTTCAATCCCTGGAGATGGCAG AGTAACTCATCAGAAGCAACAAACCCTGGTAATGTTTATACACCATTTGGAGGAGGGCCACGGTTGTGCCCTGGCTATAAGCTAGCCAGAGTTGTACTTTCCGTCTTCCTTCACCGCATTGTTACCCGCTTCAG TTGGGTTCCTGCTGAGGAAGATAAGTTGGTGTTTTTCCCAACTACTAGGACGCAGAAGAGGTATCCAATTATTGTGCAGCGTAGAGACTAG